One stretch of Macrotis lagotis isolate mMagLag1 chromosome 7, bilby.v1.9.chrom.fasta, whole genome shotgun sequence DNA includes these proteins:
- the TSPAN9 gene encoding tetraspanin-9 isoform X1 translates to MARGCLCCLKYMMFLFNLIFWLCGCGLLGVGIWLSVSQGNFATFSPSFPSLSAANLVIAIGTIVMVTGFLGCLGAIKENKCLLLSFFIVLLVILLAELILLILFFVYMDKVNDNAKKDLKEGLLLYNTENNVGLKNAWNIIQAEMRCCGVTDFTDWFPVLGENTVPDRCCMENSQDCGRNSTTLVWKTGCYEKVKTWFDDNKHVLGTVGMCILIMQILGMAFSMTLFQHIHRTGKKYDA, encoded by the exons cTGTGCGGCTGTGGGCTGTTAGGGGTGGGCATCTGGCTCTCTGTCTCCCAGGGAAACTTTGCCACCTTTTCTCCCAGTTTTCCCTCACTGTCAGCAGCCAACCTGGTCATTGCTATTGGCACTATCGTGATGGTGACTGGCTTCCTGGGCTGCCTGGGAGCCATCAAGGAAAATAAGTGTCTCCTTCTCAGT tttttcatagTCCTGTTGGTCATCCTCCTGGCAGAGCTGATCTTACTCATCCTGTTTTTTGTCTACATGGACAAG GTGAATGATAATGCCAAAAAGGATCTGAAAGAAGGTCTGCTCCTATATAACACAGAGAATAATGTGGGACTGAAGAATGCCTGGAATATCATTCAAGCTGAG ATGCGATGTTGTGGTGTCACTGACTTCACAGACTGGTTTCCGGTGCTTGGAGAGAATACAGTTCCTGACCGCTGTTGTATGGAGAATTCCCAGGATTGTGGGCGCAACTCCACCACCCTTGTGTGGAAAACA GGATGTTATGAGAAGGTAAAGACATGGTTTGATGACAACAAGCACGTTTTGGGCACAGTGGGGATGTGCATTCTCATCATGCAG atTCTAGGCATGGCCTTCTCCATGACACTCTTCCAGCATATCCACCGGACTGGTAAAAAATATGATGCTTAA